In Triticum urartu cultivar G1812 chromosome 6, Tu2.1, whole genome shotgun sequence, the following proteins share a genomic window:
- the LOC125517352 gene encoding LOB domain-containing protein 12-like, which yields MAGGSPCASCKLLRRRCTKDCIFAPFFPADDPHKFAIVHKVFGASNVSKMLLELPVQQRGDAVSSLVYEANARVRDPVYGCVGAISFLQNQVSQLQMQLAVAQAEILCIQMQQRDGCQAQDDAGRSDGHSLAAMQQMVVDDTAAAEAFLMQNGGGGFPPQLMSSYGGAPASNVHHYGQQDHLKRESLWT from the exons ATGGCCGGCGGGTCGCCGTGCGCGTCCTGCAAGCTGCTCCGGCGGCGGTGCACCAAGGACTGCATCTTTGCCCCCTTCTTCCCCGCCGACGACCCCCACAAGTTCGCCATCGTCCACAAGGTCTTTGGCGCCAGCAACGTCAGCAAGATGCTCCTG GAGCTGCCGGTGCAGCAGCGCGGGGACGCGGTGAGCAGCCTGGTGTACGAGGCGAACGCGCGGGTGCGGGACCCGGTGTACGGCTGCGTGGGGGCCATCTCCTTCCTGCAGAACCAGGTGTCGCAGCTGCAGATGCAGCTCGCCGTCGCGCAGGCCGAGATCCTGTGCATCCAGATGCAGCAGCGAGACGGCTGCCAGGCCCAGGACGACGCAGGGCGAAGCGACGGCCACAGCCTGGCGGCCATGCAGCAGATGGTCGTCGACGACACCGCGGCGGCAGAGGCTTTCCTGATGcagaacggcggcggcggcttcccGCCGCAGCTGATGAGCAGCTACGGCGGCGCGCCGGCCTCCAACGTGCATCACTACGGGCAGCAGGACCACCTCAAGAGGGAGTCCCTGTGGACGTAG